The proteins below come from a single Mya arenaria isolate MELC-2E11 chromosome 8, ASM2691426v1 genomic window:
- the LOC128244859 gene encoding tubulin beta-4B chain-like, which produces MREIVHIQAGQCGNQIGAKFWEVISDEHGIDPTGTYHGDSDLQLERINVYYNEATGGKYVPRAVLVDLEPGTMDSVRSGPFGQVFRPDNFVFGQSGAGNNWAKGHYTEGAELVDSVLDVVRKEAESCDCLQGFQLTHSLGGGTGSGMGTLLISKIREEYPDRIMMTFSVVPSPKVSDTVVEPYNATLSVHQLVENTDETYCIDNEALYDICFRTLKLTTPTYGDLNHLVSATMSGVTTCLRFPGQLNADLRKLAVNMVPFPRLHFFLTGFAPLTSRGSQQYRALTVPELTQQMFDAKNMMAACDPRHGRYLTVAAMFRGRMSMKEVDEQMLNVQNKNSSYFVEWIPNNVKTAVCDIPPRGLKMSGTFVGNSTCIQELFKRISEQFTAMFRRKAFLHWYTGEGMDEMEFTEAESNMNDLVSEYQQYQDATAEEEGEFDEEDEDEQHGTKDEY; this is translated from the exons ATGCGTGAAATTGTCCACATTCAAGCCGGACAGTGCGGAAACCAGATCGGCGCTAAG TTCTGGGAGGTGATTTCGGACGAGCATGGTATCGACCCCACTGGCACATACCATGGAGATTCTGACCTCCAGCTGGAGAGAATCAACGTCTATTACAATGAAGCCACTGGTGGCAAGTACGTGCCCCGTGCCGTCCTTGTGGATCTCGAGCCCGGCACCATGGATTCCGTGAGGTCCGGACCGTTTGGACAAGTGTTCCGACCTGACAACTTCGTGTTCGGACAGAGCGGCGCCGGCAACAACTGGGCTAAGGGCCACTACACAGAGGGCGCTGAGCTCGTCGACTCCGTCCTTGACGTTGTACGCAAGGAAGCAGAGAGCTGCGACTGTCTGCAAGGATTCCAGCTGACACATTCCCTCGGCGGCGGCACCGGGTCCGGCATGGGCACTCTGCTCATTAGCAAGATTCGTGAGGAATACCCCGACAGAATCATGATGACTTTCTCTGTCGTACCATCACCAAAG GTGTCCGATACAGTCGTTGAACCTTACAATGCCACCCTGTCCGTTCACCAGCTGGTCGAGAACACGGACGAAACATACTGCATCGACAACGAAGCTCTCTACGACATCTGCTTCAGGACGCTCAAACTGACCACCCCGACCTATGGTGACCTGAACCATCTCGTCTCTGCCACAATGTCAGGTGTAACCACATGCCTCCGATTCCCCGGTCAGCTGAATGCCGATCTACGTAAACTGGCCGTCAATATGGTGCCCTTCCCCCGTCTCCACTTCTTCTTGACTGGTTTCGCCCCTCTTACCTCTCGTGGCAGTCAGCAGTACCGTGCCCTCACCGTCCCCGAGCTCACTCAGCAGATGTTCGACGCGAAAAACATGATGGCCGCCTGCGACCCGCGTCACGGCAGGTATCTGACTGTAGCCGCCATGTTCCGTGGACGCATGTCGATGAAGGAGGTCGACGAGCAGATGCTGAACGTCCAAAACAAGAACAGCAGCTATTTCGTTGAATGGATTCCAAACAACGTGAAGACAGCTGTCTGCGACATCCCGCCTCGCGGTTTGAAAATGTCCGGTACGTTCGTGGGTAACAGTACTTGCATCCAGGAGCTGTTTAAGCGCATCTCTGAGCAGTTCACCGCCATGTTCCGGCGCAAGGCTTTCCTCCACTGGTACACTGGCGAGGGCATGGACGAGATGGAGTTCACTGAGGCGGAATCGAACATGAACGACCTAGTGTCCGAGTACCAGCAGTATCAGGACGCCACCGCCGAGGAGGAGGGAGAATTCGATGAGGAAGACGAAGACGAACAACATGGAACTAAGGACGAGTACTGA